From the Candidatus Cloacimonadota bacterium genome, the window ACGCCGAGGTTGTGCTAGCCATGCTGCTGTCGATAGCGGCGGCCCTCCTGGTCCAGACGGTCTCCAGACGGCTGTCCGGAAGGGTCGCCCGCAGGGCGTGAGGGCCGTTCACGCGGCCACGGGACCGGATAGCCTTCGGTGCTCGGATGCGAGGAGACCGGACAACGCCGGAGGCAGGTTCGAGGGTGGTGTCAAACAAGAGGTAAACCTACTTACACAATCTGTTGAAACATATCCGATCGGTTAAGACATCGATATCGATCAGGGGTTGAACGGATTTCTAAGGCTCAGAGATCTTCCGGGCATTCCCAAGTGATCATACCCATCCTGATCTCCTGAAGCTCCTCCAAGACGCCGTCGGAGGCGTGGGAGCGGACGACCGAACGTATGGAGTCCAGCTCCCTTTCCCCCACGCTCAGGTATCTTGCCACGTTCGCTGTCTCCCTCTGTATCCTGTCCTCTACACGGTCGCTGACCAGCCTCGTTTCCCTGTAGAACCTGAGCCTCGGTCTCCTGCCCTTCGAAAGCAGGAAGCCGTACGGATAACGCGGGTTGTATCCTTCGTAGGAGCAGTCGTAACCCAGTTCCCTCCATATCTCCGACTCCATGCTGCACCCTCTCCCTGCGGACGATACGTACACGCAGAACCCCCGGGAGCATCTCTCCATCTTCTCCAGCGAATCCGGGGAGTTCATCGCAGGACAGAGAGACGAGAAGACGACGTCGTATCCGCGATCCTCGGGAAACGACCCCCAGTCGCAGCATATGAGACTGACGTCGCGTATGCCGTTCTCCTCGCATAGGCCCGCCGCCCGGGATAGCATGCCCGGGCTCGGATCCAGGCAGGTGATGCTTCCGACGCGCCCGCGGAAGGGAAGTATGCAGGTGCCGGGCCCGCAGCCCACGTCGAGAAGGTCCGTCGACCCCTCCAGAATCCCGTCGGACGACAGGTCCTCCGCGAATGCCCGCACGATCCCGCCGTAGCGCTCGGGAGAGTATCCTGAGGACACGCTCTCCCACATAAGTGTCTCGTCCTCCGGTCTCATCCCGTGCACGCGCATCGGGTGCCTGGACCTTTCCCTGTCCCATTCCTCTGCCGTGTACATCCCATCCTCCGTTCAGAGTATTATTACATGCGGGCGGCCGTAGTTCCTGTCTATGGTTACCCTGACACCGTATGTCTCCATTATGTTCTCTGGTGTAAGGACCTCGGATGCCTCCCCGGCGGCGGTGATACTACCGGAATCCAGCATGACGACCTTGTCGCAGTACCTGAGTGCCATGTCGATGTCGTGCATCACGGCGCAGACCCCCACTCCCTTGACCTTGGCCAGATCCCTGACTGTGTCCATGACCTCCATCTGGTATCTTATGTCCAGGTTGCTGGTGGGTTCATCCAGGAGGAGTATTCCCGCCTCCTGCGCCAGGGCGCGGGCCATCAGGACCCTTTGAGTCTGACCGCTGCTGAGCCTGTTGAAAGGGCGCGAGGCCAGCACATCCACGCCCAGCTCGCGGAGTGATTCCCAGACCACCCTGTCATCGTTGACGCTGCTCTGCCACCCCACGGAGTGGGGACGGCGCCCCATCATTACCACCTCGTACACGGTGGGCGCGGTGTAATCCCCTGTGGAGTTCTGGGGCACGTAACCCATGACCTTGGCGATATCCTTGGCCTTCATTCCGAGTATGTCCTCGGAATCAATCATCATCCTGCCCTGCGAGGGGGAGAGTATGCGGTTGATGCATTTCAGCATCGTGGTCTTCCCGGAGCCGTTGGGGCCCAGTATGCCCATTATCTCTCTCCTTCCGAGATCCAGCCCGACCCCCTTCAGGATTGGGTCGCTCCCGTACGAGAAACAAACACCGTCCACTTTGAGCTCCATGATCGATATGATACTTTGCGAGTACAAAATCTTTATGACGAAATCTATAATTGGTATCATTATGTGTTACTTTTTGGAAAAAAGATATTAACTACCTGACGCTTACAAGGCCGCATGAACAGCAAGGTCATAGCGTTGGTCGCGGTAATCATACTGCTGGCGGCAGGGGCGGGCA encodes:
- a CDS encoding class I SAM-dependent methyltransferase, whose protein sequence is MYTAEEWDRERSRHPMRVHGMRPEDETLMWESVSSGYSPERYGGIVRAFAEDLSSDGILEGSTDLLDVGCGPGTCILPFRGRVGSITCLDPSPGMLSRAAGLCEENGIRDVSLICCDWGSFPEDRGYDVVFSSLCPAMNSPDSLEKMERCSRGFCVYVSSAGRGCSMESEIWRELGYDCSYEGYNPRYPYGFLLSKGRRPRLRFYRETRLVSDRVEDRIQRETANVARYLSVGERELDSIRSVVRSHASDGVLEELQEIRMGMITWECPEDL
- a CDS encoding ABC transporter ATP-binding protein, translated to MIPIIDFVIKILYSQSIISIMELKVDGVCFSYGSDPILKGVGLDLGRREIMGILGPNGSGKTTMLKCINRILSPSQGRMMIDSEDILGMKAKDIAKVMGYVPQNSTGDYTAPTVYEVVMMGRRPHSVGWQSSVNDDRVVWESLRELGVDVLASRPFNRLSSGQTQRVLMARALAQEAGILLLDEPTSNLDIRYQMEVMDTVRDLAKVKGVGVCAVMHDIDMALRYCDKVVMLDSGSITAAGEASEVLTPENIMETYGVRVTIDRNYGRPHVIIL